From Slackia heliotrinireducens DSM 20476:
GCGTGTTCGGGCGTCGATCGCCATGATGCGCCCCGTGGGGAACTGGTGCGACGGCGTGCAGAACACGATCTTCGGGCGGTAACGCTCCAGCGCCTCGAAATAGGCGTCCATGCCGCAATCGGACGGCAGCGGCACCAGACCGAACCCCATGCGCTGGGCCACTTCGCTAACCGTGGCGTAGCCAGGCTCCTCCAACCCTACCGTGTGGTGCTCCCGCGAGAACAGCTGGAACACCGTGGCCAGCGACCCGTCGGTACCCGATTGAGGAATCACCTGCTCAGGCACGCAATCGACGCCTCTTGCCCGCTTGAGGTACGCACATATCTGTCGGCTGAGCTCGTTGGGTTCGGAAGTGTAGGCATAACGTCCCAGCTCGGGTATGACCGACGAGTGGAGCATCTCCCCCACCAGCCGGTACCACGTTTTCACAGGGAACGAATCATCGGGAAGGTTCGCATAGGAGAAATCGTAGAGAGCCTGTCCGCCTTGGAGGTTCTCGGCGAAAAAAGCATCCTGGCTGCGCGATTCGACCGACCGCTGCACGTTCTTCTCGATGGTAGAATCTCGCGTCATCTGCAGAAACCCGGTATCCAGCTTTTCGACCACATACCCGCTGCGCGCCATGTTGCGCACGTACCCTTCGACGGCGAGCTGGAGGTAGGCCTGCTCCACCGTGGTGTGCGACACCCCCAGATGCCCGCAGAGCTTGCGTATCGAAGGCAGCCGATCGCCCGCAGCCAACGACCCGTCGACGATGGCACCGCTCACCTGCCGGTAAATCTGGCGGTACAGAGGCTCCAACGACCCCTCGTCGACCGAAAGCATGATTTCGCGCTGTTTCGAACGTGCCATCTACCCCCCCAAAGGTGACGAACCGCGGCATTTCCCTCTTTGGAACTCGCGAAAGTATAGCAAATTGTCCGTATCGGTTTAAACCCATCTGTCCGTACCGTATTTTCTCAGCGCTCAATAAAATGCAGGGCACCGGAAGATACGGAAAGGAAGGAAGACAGATGGAGAGATCTCATCTCAGCACGCTCAGCCGCCGCGGCTTCATGAAGGGCTCGGCGCTGGCAAGCTTGGGCCTGGGGGTTGGCCTGAGCGGACTGACCGGTTGCGCACCCACCGAGGCGCCGAAGGCCGATCAGCCTGCCGCCGAGACGACCGACGCAGCCACCAGCGGCTACCAGTACGAGCCCGAGACGTCCGAGGGCGAATGGATCCACACCGCATGCCAACGCAACTGCTTCGACACCTGCATGATTCTGGCGAAGGTGGTCGACGGCACCCTGGTCAAGGTCAAGGGCGACCCCGACAACCCCTACACCGCAGGCGGCCTGTGCGTGAAGACGCAGAGCTACGTGGACTGGACCTACAGCGAGGAGCGCATCCTGTACCCGCTGCGCCGCACCGGCACCAAGGGCCCCGGCTGCACGTTCGAGCGCATCAGCTGGGATGACGCCATCGAGGAGATCACCACCAAGTGGAAGGACATCATCGACCAGTACGGCGGAGAGGCCATCACCTGGAGCCGCTACCAGGGCAACCAGGGCAGCCTGAACCGCCGCGTGCTCGAGCCCCTGT
This genomic window contains:
- a CDS encoding PLP-dependent aminotransferase family protein, with amino-acid sequence MARSKQREIMLSVDEGSLEPLYRQIYRQVSGAIVDGSLAAGDRLPSIRKLCGHLGVSHTTVEQAYLQLAVEGYVRNMARSGYVVEKLDTGFLQMTRDSTIEKNVQRSVESRSQDAFFAENLQGGQALYDFSYANLPDDSFPVKTWYRLVGEMLHSSVIPELGRYAYTSEPNELSRQICAYLKRARGVDCVPEQVIPQSGTDGSLATVFQLFSREHHTVGLEEPGYATVSEVAQRMGFGLVPLPSDCGMDAYFEALERYRPKIVFCTPSHQFPTGRIMAIDARTRLLKWAQQNNAYIIEDDSCNEYRYETAPIPSLQSLDAYSRVIYMCNVSKVLSPSMRVAYLVLPPKLLGRYFRLFNYAHPSIPWLEQEVLARFMAEGYWDQHIRRMTKLMRKRHDALLSGLTDAFGDSIRISGQHSGMHLYVSVPNGMTQQELISSARREGAAVYGTQRMWFSRSAPEESLMVGFSSIKPEDIPAGVEALARAWRR